From candidate division WOR-1 bacterium RIFOXYB2_FULL_36_35, a single genomic window includes:
- a CDS encoding Neelaredoxin: MNELKELYQSADWKKEKHVPLIEIEGFVKKGEFFKVKATVGKEIAHPNKTEHHIRWIALYFQPEGSKFPYEIGKALFCAHGESVDGPDTSSIYTHHEVSLSFKTDKPGIVFAGSYCNIHGLWQNSINLELTPITHTRINN, encoded by the coding sequence ATGAATGAATTAAAAGAGTTGTATCAAAGCGCCGATTGGAAAAAAGAAAAGCATGTGCCATTAATAGAGATTGAAGGTTTTGTAAAAAAGGGTGAATTTTTTAAAGTAAAAGCTACTGTAGGCAAAGAGATTGCTCATCCTAATAAAACCGAACATCATATTCGTTGGATTGCTTTGTATTTCCAGCCTGAAGGGAGTAAGTTTCCTTATGAAATAGGGAAGGCCTTGTTTTGTGCTCACGGTGAATCTGTAGATGGGCCGGATACCAGTAGTATTTACACTCATCATGAAGTCAGTTTGAGTTTTAAAACCGACAAACCAGGAATTGTTTTTGCTGGAAGTTATTGTAATATTCACGGTTTATGGCAGAATTCTATTAATCTTGAATTAACCCCGATTACTCACACCAGAATCAATAACTAA